Genomic DNA from Methanofollis sp. W23:
CTCTTCACGACCTGTTCAAGGTCACCCCTTCACCCCCGCCGCCGCGGCATAGACCACAAATCCCTGCTCGCCGTCGAGCCCAAGGATTCTGTTGAGGGCGTCGTCGTCGAAGGCGGCCATGGCGCAGACACCGCACCCGACACCCTCGGCCCCGAGATAGAGGTTCTGGCAGGCATGCCCGGCGTCCATGAAGATGTAGCGGTAGCCCCGCTCCCCATACCGCCAGGTCATCCGGTAGATGTCGGCCGCCCAGAGAAAGACGACGGCGGCGTCGGTGACCATAGGCTGGTTGATGAGTGCCTCCTTGACGGCGTCGGCGACGTTCTCCGGGGCGTCGACCATTGAAAGGCCATGGGAGAAGGCGGCATAATGGTACAGCCCCGGAGCAAGCCCTTCCACCCGGTTTACGAGCAGGTAGGTCTCGAGGGCATGACGTGCCCCGGCAGAAGGCACGGTCCTGAAGGTCCAGGCGTCCCCGAAGACCGAGGTCACCCCCTGCGAGCACCAGAGGAGGAACGAGAGGGTAGCAAGGGGCATGGGTTCTGTGGCATAGGTGCGGAGACTCCGTCTCTGGACGATCGCCTCGACCAGGCCGACCGGCCTGAAGTCGGCCTCGTCAGGAGACGGGAGCGGGGTCACCGCCGCCCCGGCGTGCGGGCGTTCAAGGGGCGGCTGCGGCCTGCCGAGCGCCTGGTCGGACGGAGGGAGATGGGCAAACTTCGTCTCTTCAAGAAAGGTGTGTCCAGTATGACTCTTCACTCTCTGCATGTTCACCTCGATACCAGGGAGGCATGAAAAGATTTGCGCCCAAAAAGACCAGAGAGTATTTAGCCGGTGAGGCACCTATGCGGTATTGTGGGATCATGAGTTCCTGGCTCTTTGATCGAGTGGTCTTTGCAACTGATTTTTCGCAGAATGCCGAGGAAGCGAGCGCAGTAGTCCCGCTCCTCCCGCGCCTCGGGCAGGTGGTCCTTGTCCATGTGCTCAAGCCCGGGAATGAGGAGCGGCCGTGGTTTGCGGGCCGGTCCCTGCATTCGCTTGAAGAGACGGCAGAGCGAGCGCTCTCCAGGCGTGCCGAAGAGTACCAGGAGGTCGGGGTGAATACGAGGTACCGCATTCTCCGTGCACCTGACGGCGAGATCGCCAACGCCGTTCTGGACGCGGTCAGGGACGAGGAGGCGACGGCGGTCGTCGTCGGAGCCCAGGGGTATGGGCTCATCGGCACCCTCCTCCTTGGGAGTGTCTCAACGAAGGTGCTGGAGGAGGCCGGGGTGCATGTGGTCATCGCGCGGGGCGGCAGCGGCCGGCAGGACCCTGTGGCCTCCCCGATCCTCTGTCCGGTGGCCTTTGGTCGGCCGTCACGCGAGGCGGTCGCCCTCCTCCCTGGCCTCGGGGCCAGAGAAGTGGTGCTGCTCCACGTGCTTGCAAGCGATCATGGTGCGGAAGAAGAAGAGGCGGCCGAAAGGGAACTCGCGAGGATGAAGGCTCACCTGGAGACCTGCGGGACCGAGGTGCAGGCCCTCCTCAGGACCGGCCGTCCCTCAGACGAGATCGCAAGGACCGCACGCGATGCGGGGTCAGATCTCATCGTCATCCCGCGGCTTGGCAGGACCGACTATATCAGGAACATCTCGATCGGGAGCACGGCCCTTGCGGTTGCAAAGAAGGCGCCGTGCTCGGTCCTTGTCCTTTCCCGCCCCACTGACCTCCACGAGGAGGTGCGCGAACTTGCACCCGAGGAGTTCGAGCTCGTCGATGAGATCTGGAAGGAGTACCGCGGCCAGACGGCCGACCCTGCGACCGACCGGATCTTCGGGCTCTTCGTGGAAGGGACGCTTGCAACGGTGGCCAGGTGCCGCCGCCATCCCGACGGCCTGGAGGTGGACGGAGTCTTCACCCCTATGGAGATGCGGGGGCGGGGATATGCCAGGCGGGTCACCGATGCTCTGGTCAGGGCTTGCGGCGGAGAAGACCTGTACATGCACTCGACCCTCGAACTGGTCGGGTTTTACATGAACTACGGGTTTGTCCCCATCCCTGAGTCCGGCCTCCCTCCCTCGATCAGGATGCGGTTCTCCTTTGCCATCGGCGACCTCGAAGGAGCAAATGTCAAACCGATGATGCGCCCGGCCGGTGGCGGTCCGGCGTGAGTAATGCGAGAATTGTATAGATAAACAGGATGAGGGACAAGAGCTCTCTTCATATTCGATCATCCCAGAACTCCCCACCATACCCATAATAAAGAGAGAGGGACAGGTGATGGTGGAGAGACGTTCACTTCTTTGTCAC
This window encodes:
- a CDS encoding universal stress protein; the encoded protein is MRYCGIMSSWLFDRVVFATDFSQNAEEASAVVPLLPRLGQVVLVHVLKPGNEERPWFAGRSLHSLEETAERALSRRAEEYQEVGVNTRYRILRAPDGEIANAVLDAVRDEEATAVVVGAQGYGLIGTLLLGSVSTKVLEEAGVHVVIARGGSGRQDPVASPILCPVAFGRPSREAVALLPGLGAREVVLLHVLASDHGAEEEEAAERELARMKAHLETCGTEVQALLRTGRPSDEIARTARDAGSDLIVIPRLGRTDYIRNISIGSTALAVAKKAPCSVLVLSRPTDLHEEVRELAPEEFELVDEIWKEYRGQTADPATDRIFGLFVEGTLATVARCRRHPDGLEVDGVFTPMEMRGRGYARRVTDALVRACGGEDLYMHSTLELVGFYMNYGFVPIPESGLPPSIRMRFSFAIGDLEGANVKPMMRPAGGGPA
- a CDS encoding SagB/ThcOx family dehydrogenase, whose amino-acid sequence is MQRVKSHTGHTFLEETKFAHLPPSDQALGRPQPPLERPHAGAAVTPLPSPDEADFRPVGLVEAIVQRRSLRTYATEPMPLATLSFLLWCSQGVTSVFGDAWTFRTVPSAGARHALETYLLVNRVEGLAPGLYHYAAFSHGLSMVDAPENVADAVKEALINQPMVTDAAVVFLWAADIYRMTWRYGERGYRYIFMDAGHACQNLYLGAEGVGCGVCAMAAFDDDALNRILGLDGEQGFVVYAAAAGVKG